The Polynucleobacter sp. JS-JIR-5-A7 region AGGGTGCCCTACTGATTAAATGCTTCAATGGCAGCGGCTATAGCCAGATCGTGGAATCATTCAAAAAGGTCTTCAAAACCGTTGCCTCTAGAAAGCCCAAGGCGTCTAGGGCCAAGTCTTCAGAGATCTTTCTCTTGGGAAGAAACCTGAAATCTCCTAAATAAGGGAGCAATTCGTCCTAGAATAGTCCAATAACCCCCTGAAATGCATGGGTTTATCAAATAAACATCCTATTAGCTCTTGAAAAAGGCTGGTAGTAGAATCAAATACTTATGTAGCGATTCGCTTTAACTCCTGGTTCACTCCAGAAAAGGACTCAATTTTGAACAGCAATATGTTCCAAAAAATCGGTGTGTGGCTCATTGTGGGCTTGGTGCTTTTTACTGTTTTTAAACAGTTTGATAAGCCTAAGGACCAGAATCAGGTTACCTATTCCCAATTTATGGATGACGCCAAATCCGGCAAGGTGAAGCGCGTTGATGTACAAGGTCGCACATTGCAGGTAACTCCTGCGGATGGTAATAAATATTCCATCATCTCTCCAGGTGATATTTGGATGGTGGGTGACTTAATGAAGTATGGCGTACAAGTGACTGGTAAAGCAGAAGATGAACCGAATATGCTGGTTTCTGCTTTGTACTATCTTGGACCTACTTTATTAATTATTGGTTTCTGGTTTTTCATGATGCGCCAAATGCAAGGTGGCGGTAAAGGCGGTGCATTCTCCTTCGGTAAGTCGAAGGCTCGTCTCATTGATGAGAACAGCAACACCGTTACCTTCGCCGATGTTGCGGGTTGCGATGAAGCAAAAGAAGAAGTATTTGAGTTGGTCGACTTCTTAAAAGATCCGCAGAAATTCCAAAAGCTTGGTGGACGTATTCCCCATGGCGTCTTGCTTGTAGGCCCTCCCGGTACTGGTAAGACCTTATTAGCGCGAGCGATTGCGGGTGAAGCGAAAGTTCCTTTTTTCTCAATTTCAGGATCTGATTTCGTAGAAATGTTTGTGGGCGTTGGTGCATCTCGCGTGCGTGATATGTTTGAAAACGCCAAGAAGAATTCTCCATGCATCATCTTTATTGACGAGATCGATGCAGTAGGTCGTCATCGTGGTGCTGGTATGGGCGGTGGTAATGACGAGCGCGAACAAACCTTGAATCAAATGCTGGTTGAGATGGATGGCTTCGAAAGCAATAGCGGCGTGATCGTGGTTGCCGCAACTAACCGTTCAGACGTGTTAGATAAAGCCTTATTGCGTCCAGGTCGTTTTGACCGCCAAGTGCATGTTGGCTTGCCAGATATACGTGGTCGCGAGCAGATCTTGCAAGTACATATGCGTAAGGTTCCGATTGACCCAGATGTGAATGCAGCAGTATTGGCCCGTGGCACTCCCGGCTTCTCTGGTGCTGACTTGGCGAATCTAGTAAACGAAGCTGCTTTATTTGCTGCACGCCGTAATAAGCGTTCAGTCGATATGAAAGATTTTGAAGACGCTAAAGACAAGATCTACATGGGTCCTGAGCGTAAGTCTGCTGTGATGCGCGAAGAAGAGCGTCGCAATACGGCGTATCACGAGTCTGGTCATGCGGTAGTTGCTAAAGTGCTGCCTAAGGCTGACCCTGTGCATAAAGTGACCATCATGCCGCGTGGTATGGCATTAGGCGTGACCTGGCAGTTACCTGAATTTGACCGTGTAAATCTTTATAAAGATCGCATGTTGGAAGAGTTGGCAATTTTGTTCGGTGGTCGTGCTGCTGAAGAGATCTTTTTGCATTCTATGAGTACTGGTGCTTCTAATGACTTTGAGCGTGCCACCAAAATGGCCCGCGATATGGTTACTCGTTACGGCATGAGTGATAGCCTCGGTACGATGGTGTATGTCGATACTGAATCAGAAAGTATTTTTGGTCGCAACAGTACTAAAACGGTTTCTGAGTTGACACAGCAAAAAGTGGATGCAGAAATTCGGATGCTGATTGATAGCCAATATGCTTTAGCAAGATCAATCCTCGAGCAAAACCGCGATAAAGTTGAAGCGATGGTAGCCGCATTGCTAGAATGGGAAACCATTGATGCTGAACAAATCAACGACATCATGGAAGGTCGTCCACCACGGACGCCTAAGCCACCACCTGCAACCCAGTTCGGTAACTCGGCTGGTACACCAGGTCCAGCAACGGGTAGTGCCCCAGCAACAGCATAAATATCAGTCTTAGTTAACAGGCTGTCTTTATGGACAAACAAGGCATGCAGTTAATGCCCACAACATGGCGTTGTGGGCGTTTTCTTTTTAACTTTCATCAACGCAAGCGTCCCCTCGTGATGGGGATTCTGAATACCACACCGGATTCGTTTTCTGATGGTGGCAAATTTAGAACAGCAAAAGATGCATTGGCCCAAGCAGAGCTAATGATCACAAATGGCGTTGATCTGATTGATATTGGTGGTGAGTCGACTAGACCAGGTGCTGAACCTGTTTCTCTTCAAGAGGAATTAGATCGCGTATTGCCTGTTATCGAGGGTTTAAAGGATTGCGGCGTGCCGCTATCAATTGATACCTACAAAGCTGAAACGATGCGTCAAGCGTTAAAAGCTGGCGTAGATTGCGTCAATGATATTTGGGCATTGAGGCAAGAAGGTGCAATAGATGCCGTGCTAGAGCATGCTAATTGCGGCATGGTCTTAATGCATATGCAACGTGACCCCCTCACAATGCAATTTAATCCGGAATATCAAGATGTGATTGCAGAGGTGAAGCAATTTCTTCAAGAACGGGCTGAATTATTACAAGCAAATGGTGTCGAGCGAAACAGAATAGCTATAGACCCAGGCTTTGGATTTGGTAAAAGTCTTGAACATAATCTGCATATGCTTTCTCAATTTCAAGTATTCTCAACACTGGGCTATCCCGTCCTTGCGGGGATATCCCGCAAATCAATGATTGGCAAAATTACTGGTAAAGATGCAAACGATCGGGTTGCCCCTAGTATTGCAGCAGCGATCACGGCTGCTGATCGAGGCGCCAATATTATTCGTGTGCACGACGTTGCCGAAACGGTTGACGCCTTAAAGCTTTGGGAGGCCATAAACACCCAGACTTAGATCTAAAAATCTAAAGTTCTGAGTTTTATAATGATATTTATGAAAAAACAATACTTTGGCACTGATGGTATTCGCGGCGAAGTAGGCACCTTTCCGATAGTTCCAGAATTCATGACCCGCCTAGGCTATGCCGCTGGCATGGTATTGAATCAGGATGTCAAAGCAGGTGAGCGTTGCAAAGTGCTGATCGGCAAAGATACCCGCGTATCGGGTTACTTGCTTGAAGCGGCCCTAGAGGCTGGCTTTGCTGCTGCAGGTGTTGACGTTCTGTTATGCGGCCCCATTCCAACTCCGGGCGTTGCCTATCTCACGAAAGCTTTGCGTCTTTCTGCAGGCATTGTGATCTCTGCATCACACAATCCCTATCAAGATAATGGGATTAAATTCTTTTCCGCTAATGGCGATAAGTTATCGGATGAGTTTGAACTATTAATTGAGGCTGAGCTAAAAAAAACCATGGGGTGCGTAAACTCCAAAGAATTGGGAAAAGCCTATCGCTTGGACGATGCAGCAGGGCGCTATATTGAGTTTTGCAAGTCTACCTTTCCAGGCGAATTAAATCTTAAAGGTTTGAAGCTGGTAGTGGACTGCGCCAATGGCGCTGCGTATCACACTGCACCTCATGTATTTCATGAGCTTGGTGCCGAAGTCATCTCTATTGGCGTTAACCCAGATGGACGCAATATTAATGATGGATGTGGAGCTACAGCACCAGCAGCCTTGATTGCTAAAGTTAAAGAAGTTAATGCTGATATCGGTATCGCCCTTGATGGTGATGCAGATCGCTTGCAAATGGTAGACGCTACCGGTCGCCTCTTCAATGGCGATGAGTTGCTCTATGTCTTGGCAAAAGATCGCCTAGATCGTGGCCAAAAGCTGGGCGGGGCAGTAGGCACCCTCATGACGAATTTAGCCGTTGAGAATGCTATTAAAGGACTTGGCATTCACTTTGAGCGTGCCAATGTTGGCGATCGTTATGTTTTGGAATTACTCAAGCAAAGAGGCTGGATCATTGGCGGTGAGGGATCTGGACACTTACTTTGCTTAGATCAACACTCTACAGGTGATGGCACGATCGCAGCATTGCAAGTCCTAGCGGCCATGAGTCAGAACAAGAAGAGTCTTGCCCAACTGCTGGAAACAGTGAAGATTTTCCCGCAAGTACTCTTGAATGTGAAATTCAAACCAGGGTACAACTGGAAGTCGGATGAATCTCTACAGCAGCAGATTGCTAAAGTAGAAAATGATCTCAAAGATACTGGCAGGGTATTGATTCGGGCATCTGGCACTGAGCCTCTCTTGAGGGTCATGGTTGAAACCATAGATGCTGATGTTGCTATGAGTGCTGCAAAGAGTATTGCAGATCTAGTGCCAACCAAATAAATCTAAAACTGGCATTTCCATCGAATGCCTCATAAATTCATTCTATGTTATTGAATTTATTGACTATTATTATCTGTGACATCGCTGTCATCAAAGCGTCATAGTCCAATCGTATTGTCTTCTTATCGCAATGTTGCGTTTTCTATATTGGGACTAATCACATGAAATCTTTTTTGAAAAAAGCTCTAATTATTAGCGCTATTTCACTTGCTCCAACAGCTTTTGCTGTGGATATGACAGGTGCAGGCGCAACATTTCCATATCCAATTTACGCCAAATGGGCAGAAGCCTTTAAAGCCAAAACGGGTTCTAACTTGAACTATCAATCTATTGGTTCTTCTGGTGGCATCAAGCAAATCAAAGCAAAAACAGTTGATTTCGGCGCTACTGACAATCCAGTGAAATTTGATGAACTCGAAAAAGACGGTATGGTTCAGTTCCCAGCTATTATTGGCGGTGTTGTTCCAGTGATTAACGTGGATGGTGTGAAGCCAGGCGAGATTAAATTAGACGGCCCAACATTGGCAGACATTTTCCAAGGCCTTATTTCTGATTGGGGTGATAAGCGTATCGCCATCATGAACCCAGGCGTTAAGATTCCTTCTGGTCCAATCACGGTAGTGACCCGTGCAGACGGTTCTGGTACTACTGCAATTTTCACTGACTACTTAGCTAAGACCAGCACCTTGTTCAAGGATTCAGTTGGCTCTGGCGCTAACGTGAAGTGGCCTGCAGCCTCTACAGTTGGTGGCAAAGGCAATGAAGGTGTTGCTGCAAACGTGACCCGCGTGAAGAACTCGATTGGTTATGTTGAGTACGCTTATGCCAAGAAAAACAAAATGACCTTTATTTCCATAAAAAATAAAGATGGTAATTTTGTTGCCCCTGATGATCTCACTTTTGCTGCTGCTGCAGCGGGTACTGACTGGTCAACTATTCCAGGCATGGGAACATTCATCACCAATGCTCCCGGTGCTAAATCATGGCCAATTACCGGCGCATCTTTCATCCTGCTTTACAAGAATCCTGAAAACAAGGCAAACGCTGCTGAGGTTATCAAGTTCTTCGACTTTGCTTTCAAAGATGGCAAAAAAATGGCAGAAGAGTTAGATTACGTTCCGATGCCGGATAAAACAACTGAATTTATTCGTAAGAATGTATTCACAAAGGTAGTTGTAAAGTAAGGTCTAAAGATTATTTCTTTAATCCATCCTTAATGATACGGCTCCACATCATAGTGGGGCTGTTTCATTATTTAAATAAGCCAATCTAAATGGATATTACCCAGTCTCACTCGGCCCCTACGCCACAAGCTCTGAAAATTGCGAAGTTACAGCGAGTACAGGATTTCTTATTTCATGCAATTACACAATTCTTTGCGCTAGGTGTCTTAATTGCTTTGTTGGGGATTTTAATTTCTCTGGTGATGAATGCTTGGCCGGCTTTGCATACTTTTGGTCCAGGCTTCTTCTTTTCACAAGAGTGGGATGTTGTTAATGGCGAATTTGGTGGATTAATTGCTATCTATGGCACCATCATCACTTCATTGATTGCACTATTAATAGCTGTTCCTTTGAGTTTCGGCATTGCTGTCTTCTTAACAGAGTTATGTCCAGGTCCACTACGCAGACCATTGGGTACTGCAGTTGAACTATTGGCTGCTGTGCCATCGATCATCTACGGTATGTTTGGTTTGTTTATTTTTGCCCCTTTATTTGCTAAATATATTCAACCAGTATTAGCTGGCACCTTAGGACAAGTTCCTGGTTTTGGAATCTTATTCTCTGGTGCCTTTAATGGCATTGGCATTCTTTGTGCAGGTTTGATCTTGGCAATGATGATTCTGCCTTTTATTGCCTCTGTCATGCGCGATGTGTTTGAAATCGTGCCACCAGTTCTCAAAGAATCAGCGTATGGCATTGGTTGTACTACTTGGGAAGTGGTTAAGAATGTTGTGTTGCCCTATACC contains the following coding sequences:
- the ftsH gene encoding ATP-dependent zinc metalloprotease FtsH; amino-acid sequence: MNSNMFQKIGVWLIVGLVLFTVFKQFDKPKDQNQVTYSQFMDDAKSGKVKRVDVQGRTLQVTPADGNKYSIISPGDIWMVGDLMKYGVQVTGKAEDEPNMLVSALYYLGPTLLIIGFWFFMMRQMQGGGKGGAFSFGKSKARLIDENSNTVTFADVAGCDEAKEEVFELVDFLKDPQKFQKLGGRIPHGVLLVGPPGTGKTLLARAIAGEAKVPFFSISGSDFVEMFVGVGASRVRDMFENAKKNSPCIIFIDEIDAVGRHRGAGMGGGNDEREQTLNQMLVEMDGFESNSGVIVVAATNRSDVLDKALLRPGRFDRQVHVGLPDIRGREQILQVHMRKVPIDPDVNAAVLARGTPGFSGADLANLVNEAALFAARRNKRSVDMKDFEDAKDKIYMGPERKSAVMREEERRNTAYHESGHAVVAKVLPKADPVHKVTIMPRGMALGVTWQLPEFDRVNLYKDRMLEELAILFGGRAAEEIFLHSMSTGASNDFERATKMARDMVTRYGMSDSLGTMVYVDTESESIFGRNSTKTVSELTQQKVDAEIRMLIDSQYALARSILEQNRDKVEAMVAALLEWETIDAEQINDIMEGRPPRTPKPPPATQFGNSAGTPGPATGSAPATA
- the folP gene encoding dihydropteroate synthase is translated as MDKQGMQLMPTTWRCGRFLFNFHQRKRPLVMGILNTTPDSFSDGGKFRTAKDALAQAELMITNGVDLIDIGGESTRPGAEPVSLQEELDRVLPVIEGLKDCGVPLSIDTYKAETMRQALKAGVDCVNDIWALRQEGAIDAVLEHANCGMVLMHMQRDPLTMQFNPEYQDVIAEVKQFLQERAELLQANGVERNRIAIDPGFGFGKSLEHNLHMLSQFQVFSTLGYPVLAGISRKSMIGKITGKDANDRVAPSIAAAITAADRGANIIRVHDVAETVDALKLWEAINTQT
- the glmM gene encoding phosphoglucosamine mutase; amino-acid sequence: MKKQYFGTDGIRGEVGTFPIVPEFMTRLGYAAGMVLNQDVKAGERCKVLIGKDTRVSGYLLEAALEAGFAAAGVDVLLCGPIPTPGVAYLTKALRLSAGIVISASHNPYQDNGIKFFSANGDKLSDEFELLIEAELKKTMGCVNSKELGKAYRLDDAAGRYIEFCKSTFPGELNLKGLKLVVDCANGAAYHTAPHVFHELGAEVISIGVNPDGRNINDGCGATAPAALIAKVKEVNADIGIALDGDADRLQMVDATGRLFNGDELLYVLAKDRLDRGQKLGGAVGTLMTNLAVENAIKGLGIHFERANVGDRYVLELLKQRGWIIGGEGSGHLLCLDQHSTGDGTIAALQVLAAMSQNKKSLAQLLETVKIFPQVLLNVKFKPGYNWKSDESLQQQIAKVENDLKDTGRVLIRASGTEPLLRVMVETIDADVAMSAAKSIADLVPTK
- the pstS gene encoding phosphate ABC transporter substrate-binding protein PstS, with the protein product MKSFLKKALIISAISLAPTAFAVDMTGAGATFPYPIYAKWAEAFKAKTGSNLNYQSIGSSGGIKQIKAKTVDFGATDNPVKFDELEKDGMVQFPAIIGGVVPVINVDGVKPGEIKLDGPTLADIFQGLISDWGDKRIAIMNPGVKIPSGPITVVTRADGSGTTAIFTDYLAKTSTLFKDSVGSGANVKWPAASTVGGKGNEGVAANVTRVKNSIGYVEYAYAKKNKMTFISIKNKDGNFVAPDDLTFAAAAAGTDWSTIPGMGTFITNAPGAKSWPITGASFILLYKNPENKANAAEVIKFFDFAFKDGKKMAEELDYVPMPDKTTEFIRKNVFTKVVVK
- the pstC gene encoding phosphate ABC transporter permease subunit PstC, whose translation is MDITQSHSAPTPQALKIAKLQRVQDFLFHAITQFFALGVLIALLGILISLVMNAWPALHTFGPGFFFSQEWDVVNGEFGGLIAIYGTIITSLIALLIAVPLSFGIAVFLTELCPGPLRRPLGTAVELLAAVPSIIYGMFGLFIFAPLFAKYIQPVLAGTLGQVPGFGILFSGAFNGIGILCAGLILAMMILPFIASVMRDVFEIVPPVLKESAYGIGCTTWEVVKNVVLPYTKAGVIGGVMLGLGRALGETMAVTFVIGNAHRLSASLFSPGTSIASTLANEFGEAEAGNHLSSLFALGLALFIITFVVLACAKWMLNNMEKKQGLKT